A segment of the bacterium genome:
GTGCAGGATTGACCGTCGGGGGGACGGGGGATAATGCGGAGGTCAGTTCGCGTATCTTCACTACGCATTCGGGAGGGACGCCATGGCCACACAGGATCGCTATGCCACCCCGGTCGACGGCCTCGAGTGGAGCGTGCCGTCGCACGGCGACACCACCTTCCGCTGGGAGTACGCGGACGGCCGTGATGCCCTCCTGCGGCTCTACAAGAAGGGCAAGGACCGCCAGTGGGACGCGGCCACGCGCATCGATTGGTCCCAGGGCCTCGACCCCGAGAACCCCGAGCAGCTGCCCGACGAGTCGATCCCGATCTTCGGGTCGGAGCCCTTCGAGCGCCTGACCGCCGCCGAGAAGGCCACCCTGCGCCGGCACTTCCAGAGCTGGCAGCTCTCGCAGTTCATGCACGGCGAGCAGGGCGCGCTCGTGTGCACCGCGAAGATCGTCCAGCAGGTCCCGCGCGTCGACGCCAAGTTCTATGCGGCGACGCAGGTGATGGACGAGGCGCGGCACGTCGAGGCGTACGCCCGCCTGCTGCACGACAAGTTCGAGCTCGCGTACCCGATCACGCCCACGCTCGCCCGCCTGCTCGACGACGTGCTGCGCGATGCGCGTTGGGACATGACCTACCTCGGCATGCAGGTGCTGATCGAAGGGCTCGCGCTCGCGTCGTTCGCCCTGATCCGTGACCAGTCGAAGAACCCGCTGGCGGCGTCGGTGAACGCCTACGTCATGCAGGACGAGGCCCGGCACGTCGCCTTCGGGCGCCTGGCGCTGCGCGAGTTCTATCCGACGCTCACCGAGGCGGAGCGCGACGAGCGCGAGGAGTTCGCCGTCGAGGCCTGCTATCTCATGCGCGACCGCTTCCAGGCCGAGGAGGTCTGGGCGAGGCTCGGCCTGCCGGTGGACGAGTGCGCCCGCTACATGCTCGAATCGGGCTTCATGCAGCGCTACCGCAGCGCGCTGTTCACGCGCATCGTCCCCGCGATCAAGGAGATCGGCCTCTGGGGCCCGCGCATCCGCAAGGCCTACGAGCAGATGGGCATCCTCGGCTACGCCGACGTCGACGTCGAGGCGCTGGCCAGGCAGGACGAGAAGGTCGCCGAGGAGTTCGACGCGCGGCTGGCCGCGTCGGCGGGCCGGCCGCCGATGGCCCGGACGGCATGACCGCGCCCGCCCGCATGCGGATGCGCGACCTCGAGCGCGTCACCGGCGTCGGGCGGGAGACGATCCGCTTCTATATTCGCGAAGGGCTCCTGCCGGAACCCGAGCGCACCGGGCGCAACTCGGCCTGGTACGACGCCCGTTTCGTCGAGCGCCTGCGGCTCGTGCGCGAGCTGCGCCAGAAGCGCTTCCTGCCGCTGCACGTGATCAAGGCGATCGTCGGCGGCGACGCGGCACCGTCGCGCGACGAGGTCCGCACCCTCGTCGAGCTCGACGGCAAGCTCTTTCCGGCGGTGGCGGGCATGCCGGTCACGCCGGCGGAGCGCATCGGCGCCGTCGCCAAGCGCACGAAGCTGCCCGTCGCCGAGATCCGTGTGCTCGCCGAGAGCGGCGCGCTCGAGATCGTCACCCGCGGCGGCGGCGAGTGGCTCCTGGACCCGGCCATCCACATGGTCGAGCTGTGGGCGCGCGTACGCGCGGCCGGCTTCTCCGACGCCCTGGGCTTCGGGCCGCACCGCCTGCGGCTCTACGTCGACCTCGTGTCGTGGCTCGCGCGCGAGGAGCTGCGCATGTTCTCGCAGGGCCTCACGGGACGGGTGAGCACCGAGGAGGCGGTGCGCATGGCCGAGGACGGCATCACGCTCGTGAACCCGATCATCGGCCTCCTGCGGCGGCAGATCCTGCTGCGCTACATCGCCCAGGGCAACGTGCCGCCGCCCGCGCCGGAGCCCGCGCCGCAGGCGGCGGGGCGGGTTTCGCGCCGGCGCCGGATGCGCTAGGGACGGCGCCCGATGATCTCCACCGGCGACTTCAAGCGGGGCCTGCGCATCCTCGTCGACGGCGACCCGTTCGTGATCCTCGACGTCCACGTCCAGTC
Coding sequences within it:
- a CDS encoding ferritin-like domain-containing protein, whose amino-acid sequence is MATQDRYATPVDGLEWSVPSHGDTTFRWEYADGRDALLRLYKKGKDRQWDAATRIDWSQGLDPENPEQLPDESIPIFGSEPFERLTAAEKATLRRHFQSWQLSQFMHGEQGALVCTAKIVQQVPRVDAKFYAATQVMDEARHVEAYARLLHDKFELAYPITPTLARLLDDVLRDARWDMTYLGMQVLIEGLALASFALIRDQSKNPLAASVNAYVMQDEARHVAFGRLALREFYPTLTEAERDEREEFAVEACYLMRDRFQAEEVWARLGLPVDECARYMLESGFMQRYRSALFTRIVPAIKEIGLWGPRIRKAYEQMGILGYADVDVEALARQDEKVAEEFDARLAASAGRPPMARTA
- a CDS encoding MerR family transcriptional regulator gives rise to the protein MTAPARMRMRDLERVTGVGRETIRFYIREGLLPEPERTGRNSAWYDARFVERLRLVRELRQKRFLPLHVIKAIVGGDAAPSRDEVRTLVELDGKLFPAVAGMPVTPAERIGAVAKRTKLPVAEIRVLAESGALEIVTRGGGEWLLDPAIHMVELWARVRAAGFSDALGFGPHRLRLYVDLVSWLAREELRMFSQGLTGRVSTEEAVRMAEDGITLVNPIIGLLRRQILLRYIAQGNVPPPAPEPAPQAAGRVSRRRRMR